Below is a window of Pseudodesulfovibrio sp. 5S69 DNA.
TAACCGTCGGGAAGCAGGTAGCGGTTGTCCGAGATGACCTCGATCTTGATCCAGTCGCCGCAGCCCATTGCCCGGGCCAGGCGAGCGATGCGTACGGCCTCGTCCGCGTCGCGGGCGCCCGAGGTGTTGGGCAGCAGTTGCATGTGTTCGGGGATGAAATCCATGACGTTGCCGGTGGCGGACTCCAGGTCCACCCGGCGCAGGGCCACGGTGATGACCTCGGAACCCGAGGCCTCGCAGACCTCCGGGATGACGCCGTCGTCGCCGTATTTTCCGGTACCGGTGAACAGACGGCTGGTCAGGGTCCGGCCGCCGATCTCGAAAGTATCCTTGCTCATGATTGCTCCTAACCCCCGCCTACGAAGCGGAGAACTTCCAGATGGTCGCCGTCGTCCAGACTCACTTCGCCGAACCGCTCGCCGGGAACGATTTCCCCGTTGCGTTCGACGACCACGGCCTGGGGCGCGATCGCTCTTGATTCAAGCAAAGCGAGAATAGTCAGGGGCTCGTCAAGCTCCGCCGCCTTGCCGTTGATGGTGACGTACATGGTGGTCTCCTTGCAGGCACGGCGCCAAAAAAAACGCCTGCCTCCGATGTGGGGCAAGCGCGGCATGATGACAAAGGCTCATCCTGTGGCAGCTTCCCTCCGTCGGTATTGTCCGAATCAGGTTCAAAGGGTCGGATCGGCTCGATCCATCTCAGCCACAAGGGCCCCCCTAGCTATGAAGAACCGTATGCGGTTTTTCCAGCCCTGTAAAGTTATTCATCCGGACTAAAGTCCCCTGTGCAACCGGCCGATAAGGCACCCGTGGCATATAACGCAACGGGGGATGTTCTTCATGTTTTCCACTCTGTACCAGGCAACCGGTTTCAAGCGGGCCCTCGACCTGTTCGAGGCGGGTCGGTTCGACGAAGGCAGGGCGTTGCTCAAGAGCCTGCAGGATGAGTTCCTGGCGGTCTGCGACGAAAACCAGGCCCTGAAACAACAGTTGGCCGAGGTCGCGGAAGTCCTTGACCTGGCTGAAAAAGTTCAGTTCGACGGACAAAAGTACTGGCTTGAAGAGGACGGCGAGCGCAAGGGACCGTTCTGTCAGGTCTGCTACGACCGCGACGGCCTGTTGGTTCACCTGCACCGGCACGAAAATCACTGGGAATGCCAGAGCTGCCACGGCCTGTACATGCTCCCTCACGAATCGGAAAAATCCCCGCAGAAAAAGCCGCGCATGCGCTCTACCCTGGAAAAGACCGTCCCCCTGTTTCTCGAACAGGAAATGGGCTGATCCGGCCCGACGGAACGGAAAAGCCCCCGCACGGATGATCGTGCGGGGGCTTTTTGCGTATCCTGCTACATGAACTTGGTGCCGAACAGGGTCGCCCGCCGGGTCCAGAGCTCGGTCATGCCGTCGTAATCGAACTTGACCACGCCCCAGGCCAGGTCGTCCAGATCCATGCCCGGCAGATAGACCTCCACCAGCACGTTCTTGGTCACCCGCCGGTGCTCCTTCCACAGGCTGGAGGCAAAGTCCTTCAGCGCCGCGCGGTCGGGCAGCTTGGTGGTGGCCAGGAAGACCTTGAGGGTGATCCAGACATGGCCGTACTCGCGGGTCTCGGACTTTTCCAGAAACTTGAAGCGATAGCCGTGGGCGTTCTGGTCCGGCGCGGGATCGGGCCGCTTGGCGTCCTTGAAGGCGGACCGGTCGATGACCAGGGTCTGCTGCTTCCCCGCCCGGGGTGCGGCCTTGGGCGAGAAGGTCGGTTCGGACGCGGCCCTGGCGGCCGGACGCAGGGGCCGGTCGTCCTTGAGCGCCTCGGCCTTGAGGGCTTCGGCGGAGATCACGGGCTCGGCGGGCTCGACGTCCCTTGCGGGCGTGGCGGGCCGGGCGGGTGCGGAAGGCGCGGCGGGCGCGACCACCATGCCTGCCTCGCGGGAGTTGGCGTCCATGGCGGATTGCAAGGCATAGCCGATGGAGCTGCTCTCCGAGCGGATCATGTCGCTGGCCTTGAAGACCGCGTACCACCCGTTGCGCAGCAGCCCGAGCTGGACCACGTCGCCGGGTGCAAGGGTCCGGACCAGCGGGGAGTTGGTGGTTCGACTCTGGTGCACGTTGACCCTGTTGGTCAGGGC
It encodes the following:
- the thiS gene encoding sulfur carrier protein ThiS is translated as MYVTINGKAAELDEPLTILALLESRAIAPQAVVVERNGEIVPGERFGEVSLDDGDHLEVLRFVGGG
- a CDS encoding SH3 domain-containing protein, producing MRRISFLVLAAACLVLAAAPAFAFGKIMYSDRPLNLRDGRSPKAEWVGSLYAGQKVRVAHEKDGWVAVYEPSATDPSESRAAGFSNAKFLKPTRGRYEPKEWGEPAVSSTKLNIRSRPNVRGEKIRTLQPGERVIIDFPEDDWTVVFSPSATIRSRLNGIGYASAKFLEPVTAATPPAPAPEPKPAPAAPVVRQAVEPPAPAKAAPTASTAIRRVALTNRVNVHQSRTTNSPLVRTLAPGDVVQLGLLRNGWYAVFKASDMIRSESSSIGYALQSAMDANSREAGMVVAPAAPSAPARPATPARDVEPAEPVISAEALKAEALKDDRPLRPAARAASEPTFSPKAAPRAGKQQTLVIDRSAFKDAKRPDPAPDQNAHGYRFKFLEKSETREYGHVWITLKVFLATTKLPDRAALKDFASSLWKEHRRVTKNVLVEVYLPGMDLDDLAWGVVKFDYDGMTELWTRRATLFGTKFM